The following DNA comes from Methanobacterium sp..
AAGTTAAAGTAGCCCGTGTGAAGGACCCCGAACTTTCTGAGGGAGTTCCATCAAAAGAACTACCTTTAGGGATCTCAGCTACATATTTCCTGGATTTACGCAGTCATCCGACTAAAGAAATCCTGAAAAACCTGTCCTTGCCTATGTTGATTTTGCAAGGAGGACGTGATTATCAGGTTTCACCCACCCAAGACTTCCAAGTATGGGAAGACGAGCTTAAATCTCGAAAAAATGTTTCTTTCCATATTTTTCCCAGCTTAAACCATCTATTTATTGAAGGGAAGGGTAAATCAACTCCACAGGAATATGGAGTTGAGGGTCATGTTAGTGAAGAAGTAATAGAAGATATCAGTCAATGGTTAAAAAAATTTGAGTAGAAACTAATGACCTATTCATCTCTTTTATTTCTATTTGGAGGGCCTATAAAATGTCATATAAATCCCACATCCCCGATGGATTAACATCCATCCGATTCATAGCTGCCCCTCTCTTTTTTTATGCCTTTTTAAATGATTTATTTCTAGTATCACTCTTTATACTAATTTTATCAGGTATTACAGATGTATTAGATGGTTATGTGGCTAGAAAAATGGGCACATCATCAAATAAAGGAGCATATCTTGATGTGACTGCGGATTTTGCCCTTATTGTAATTTGTTTCTTGGCCTATATTATCAAAGGATGGTATGATCCCCTGATCCTGGTCTTGATCATCGCCATGTTTTTGCTTTTCGTGGCTACATCAGGCCTTGAAAAACCAGTTTACGATCCACTGGGCAAATATCTGGGAGCTTATCTTATGTTAATGATATTTATCTCCCTCATATTCCCTGAAATAGTTTTACGGCAAGTTTTACTTATTCTTTTAATATTAATCTGTTTAACATCTGTCCTTACTCGTTTATTCTTCTTTATGCGCAGATCAGATGGTTTATAAAACGCTAGATCAACATTATAAACTTTTTTTAAGTTTATAAACTTAGTTTATAAACTTAAATCTGCCTGACATTTTCACAAGATGAATGAAGAAAGTATCAGAGGGAACAGAACATGCAACACTATATCTGCGGAGAAGTGGCTGATCATGGCTGATTCCAATCCTTTTTTCCAGTAAAGCCAACCAAATATTATGGCCCCAATTCCATTTAGTACTATGGCTCTGACAATTACCAATGGTGTGATGGCTATTATTGAGCCAGTTATAGGTAGATGTCCAATTCCAAAGAGAATTGCAGTTATTATAATGGCTAAGGAGATTCCGATGGTGGTGGGCTTCCCCTCTGGGGTTTTTTTAATTTTATAGAATATCCAGACTATAACCGTCATCACAAATAGTCTAAATAGTATTTCTTCACCAATTCCACCATAGAAAGATGCTAAGAAGCTCTTCCAAAGTGGTACTGTTAACTCTGCACCCTGAAGAACACTGGATGCAGATGTGAATAGAAAGCTAAATAGAATGATTAAGATACCTGCAAGAACCCCTAATCCTACAGAAATACCTAAAATAGATTTCAGATAGTTTCCTACTTCTCTCCCTTCGAGCCAACCCTCCAATATTGGCATTTTGAACCCAACACGTTTATATAGGGTTAAACCAACCAGGATGGCAATTGCAAACAGAATTATGCTTTGGATTAATTGTGCAATTAAAACAACCGGGGTGAAAACACTGGCTAATGCCGGGCTAAGGGCCAGGGCATAAGGAAGGACCAGTAGACTGGCAATAATACTTGCAACAAAAAGAATCAAAAACAACTTCCAATTAATGTTTAATTTCATATTTATCACCTATTCAATACTTAATTTCCATGTTAATTAACTTATTCAACGCATTTTAGGATTATAACCATCTTATGTTATTAATTAAGTTAAGTAAAGTTTATTATCTTTCATTTTTTAATAGATCTACCAGACCACGCGACCAGCTACGTATACCATCCCAGTCACGGTAATCATGGCGTTTAGTTGGATCTAATCCTTTTTTTTCCAAATCTTTTTTAATAAATCTCTGGGTGAAGTTAAAAACGATTCCATGTTTGGCATTAGGATCATAAACACTACCAAAAAGTCCGGTTGCCACTGGTTGGTTTACCAGGTTCTTGGCGGCCACTTCGTCCAGATATTTCTCCTGGCCTTCGGCCCGACTATCTTCTTCATTGGCAGCACCACAACTGACAAATAGGGCAACTTTTTTCTTCGCTAGGGTGGATTTATTGTTTTGAAGGAATTTAAGGGATCCTTTGGTCCATTTACCCATTTTTATCCCACTTCCCACTATCACCAGGTCATAGAGGGTTACATCACAATCCTTAATCCTTCGGATATCGACCCGGTCAACTTCAACTCCTTCTTCCTTAATAACACGGGCTATTTCTTCAGCTATTTCAGCGGCGGTGCCGTATCGACTTCCATATACAACTAATGCTTTCATGAACATCAACTCCTTATTTTTTAGCTTCCCTGTACAATTCACTGGATGTTTTTTCCAGTTTACCCATTATTTCAAATAAATTTTTTATATCAATATCTTCCAGTCCATTGAATAATGAGACTATGGATTCAGCATCTTCTGGGGTTCTCTTATTCCAGAATTCAAAACATTCGGCTGTGATCTTTAAACGGTTGATACGTTTATTCTCAGGGTATCGTTCTATTTTCAAAAATCCCCTAGCTTCCAAACGGGTGGCCAGTTGTTTGACGTTCTGGTGGGTGGTGCTCATGGCATCAGCCACTTCTTGCATGGAAGGGGGATTTTGGAAGGCATTGACCATCACGATCATCATTAGCCATTGTTTAGTGGTTATTTGGTCATCGGCAAGATCTTTGTTGATTACATATCCCCATCTTTGCTGAACAAGGAATAAGACTATTAAGATGTATTTTTCCATCTCCAACCTTTCCGAACTGTATTCTTCCTTAATTTCATTTGAATCCTTCATTATTTTACCCGTATGGTTTCTATATCACCTTTATGGACTTCAACATATTTATTTCCATTCACGGAGCCTTTTATCTGAGAGTAAAAAGCTACTGAAATTATTATTCCCAGAACC
Coding sequences within:
- a CDS encoding flavodoxin domain-containing protein; this encodes MKALVVYGSRYGTAAEIAEEIARVIKEEGVEVDRVDIRRIKDCDVTLYDLVIVGSGIKMGKWTKGSLKFLQNNKSTLAKKKVALFVSCGAANEEDSRAEGQEKYLDEVAAKNLVNQPVATGLFGSVYDPNAKHGIVFNFTQRFIKKDLEKKGLDPTKRHDYRDWDGIRSWSRGLVDLLKNER
- a CDS encoding CDP-alcohol phosphatidyltransferase family protein, with the protein product MSYKSHIPDGLTSIRFIAAPLFFYAFLNDLFLVSLFILILSGITDVLDGYVARKMGTSSNKGAYLDVTADFALIVICFLAYIIKGWYDPLILVLIIAMFLLFVATSGLEKPVYDPLGKYLGAYLMLMIFISLIFPEIVLRQVLLILLILICLTSVLTRLFFFMRRSDGL
- a CDS encoding MarR family transcriptional regulator — its product is MKDSNEIKEEYSSERLEMEKYILIVLFLVQQRWGYVINKDLADDQITTKQWLMMIVMVNAFQNPPSMQEVADAMSTTHQNVKQLATRLEARGFLKIERYPENKRINRLKITAECFEFWNKRTPEDAESIVSLFNGLEDIDIKNLFEIMGKLEKTSSELYREAKK
- a CDS encoding CPBP family intramembrane glutamic endopeptidase; the protein is MKLNINWKLFLILFVASIIASLLVLPYALALSPALASVFTPVVLIAQLIQSIILFAIAILVGLTLYKRVGFKMPILEGWLEGREVGNYLKSILGISVGLGVLAGILIILFSFLFTSASSVLQGAELTVPLWKSFLASFYGGIGEEILFRLFVMTVIVWIFYKIKKTPEGKPTTIGISLAIIITAILFGIGHLPITGSIIAITPLVIVRAIVLNGIGAIIFGWLYWKKGLESAMISHFSADIVLHVLFPLILSSFIL